The Papilio machaon chromosome 25, ilPapMach1.1, whole genome shotgun sequence genome contains a region encoding:
- the LOC106719191 gene encoding odorant receptor 43a — translation MLYSLTKKLEDPKTPLLGPNLKALRFFGVLLPDKLNVKNGTELGLAVVPSWVPWDKTKFSGYIAASLFQSYATIFGIGWISAFDATAIVIVVFFRVEIEVLRNDCGYIFGTEESAVDEEEIYRRIKTCHRRYVDLIKYTRLYNACMSPLMLLYMFVCTIMLCVTAYQFTEESSALRGLMLGEYLLFGVSQLLFYCWHSNEVIFASKDLMQGPYESRWWSSDVSRQKEICMLIHQFRETIVFTAGPFTDLTLATFINIIKGAYSYYTILKQSKNQ, via the exons ATGTTGTAcagtttaacaaaaaaattagaagACCCCAAAACACCATTATTAGGTCCTAATTTAAAAGCACTTCGTTTCTTCGGAGTTTTACTTcctgataa GTTAAATGTTAAGAATGGTACTGAACTTGGATTGGCCGTAGTACCTTCATGGGTTCCATGGGATAAGACAAAATTCTCTGGTTACATAGCTGCGtctttatttcaaagttatgCGACTATTTTTGGTATCGGTTGGATATCAGCGTTTGATGCTACTGCTATTGTTATAGTAGTATTCTTTAGAGTTGAAATTGAAGTATTAAGGAACGATTGTGGTTATATTTTTGGAACAGAGGAATCCGCTGTTGATGAAGAAGAAATATATAGACGTATTAAGACTTGCCATAGAAGATACGTTGATTTAATCAA ATACACAAGATTGTACAATGCATGTATGTCTCCACTGATGTTACTTTACATGTTTGTATGTACTATAATGCTTTGTGTGACTGCATATCAGTTTACT GAAGAGTCTAGTGCTTTAAGAGGTTTGATGTTAGGcgagtatttattatttggtgTATCACAACTACTGTTTTACTGCTGGCATAGTAATGAAGTGATATTTGCG AGCAAAGATTTAATGCAAGGTCCATACGAGAGTCGTTGGTGGTCAAGTGATGTGTCGAGACAGAAGGAGATCTGTATGCTAATTCATCAGTTTCGAGAGACAATAGTGTTCACAGCCGGACCCTTCACAGATCTAACTCTCGCCACTTTTATTAAC ataattAAAGGAGCTTATAGTTATTACACTATACTTAAGCAGTCGAAGAATCAATAA
- the LOC106719200 gene encoding regulator of hypoxia-inducible factor 1: protein MWWLVLCILNGVFSENVTEVKENVTEIFDYHSMPALSELDDFDICLKKPDAVYCIVDLELLEDDTPLYQFIKNFSSISYTNYKHTKLHRGVCGSQHCGLTVSHANVTQSTAIALRECFNATIHQGYGLQVDSLSVRYCKTQADRLPIDFLDYFIGAILLILLFINLGCSAYHFFWPAEKGKGNRFMLAFCVQKNWKALKHGGSADGGIFKCFQAMRFYTMVMILGLHSMIFIGYGYTANPEFIEQSYDDFFKSLLFNARVIVQIFFVMGGFLMAYKMFSYAETHPFSFKTIPMAIINRWVRLMPAVLVVMGLAMTWVPHLGSGPMWDAVVKRERDMCRSNWWQLVILMPNLFPFEHLCMPQAWYLGTDTQLFLMTLVVLLVIWRWPRSGIPVLSGVMVISLLIPFLQSYFMDLMPIRVSIFPESIRDIFGYNDTFYHAYVSAQGNWAGYHLGVLTAYFYHRAQAEKWNLKDSLFLKLLFVTSIPIAMGTVLMGWDLHHRRASAFESAVFNALNQNFFALAICVFFIGCFYRCNKIYVNSVEWGPLQPLGRLSYCAMLLHATVLRTYGGQMRRSFYATDYTAIMLFAGIVCTTFLFSLPLYLFAEAPACQLQKILLSPRRPQKEEDANGNQVKPGISTVSVSTVSTHI, encoded by the exons AAAATGTTACAGAGATCTTCGACTACCATTCCATGCCAGCGCTGTCAGAACTGGATGACTTCGATATTTGCTTGAAGAAACCAGACGCTGTCTACTGCATAGTAGACCTTGAACTTCTGGAAGACGATACACCGCTGTATCAGTTTATAAAG AATTTCTCATCCATATCATacacaaattataaacatacgaAGCTGCACCGCGGTGTTTGCGGCTCCCAGCATTGCGGTCTGACTGTCAGCCATGCGAATGTCACGCAATCTACGGCAATTGCATTAAGAGAGTGCTTCAATGCAACCATACATCAGGGATATGGGTTACAG GTGGATTCACTATCAGTTCGTTATTGTAAAACACAAGCTGATAGACTACCGATTGATTTCTTGGATTACTTCATAGGagccattttattaatacttttatttatcaacCTTGGATGTTCCGCTTACCACTTCTTCTGGCCAGCGGAGAAAGGAAAAG GCAATAGATTCATGTTGGCTTTCTGCGTTCAAAAGAATTGGAAGGCTCTAAAACATGGTGGCAGTGCTGATGGTGGTATCTTCAAATGTTTCCAAGCTATGAG ATTTTATACAATGGTGATGATACTCGGTCTTCACTCTATGATCTTCATAGGCTATGGTTACACAGCCAATCCCGAATTTATTGAACAA TCGTACGATGACTTCTTCAAATCTCTGCTGTTCAATGCACGTGTCATCGTGCAGATATTCTTTGTGATGGGTGGCTTCCTGATGGCTTATAAGATGTTCTCATATGCAGAGACACATCCTTTCAGTTTTAAAACTATACCAATGGCTATTATCAATAGATGGGTTAG ACTGATGCCGGCAGTGCTGGTGGTGATGGGCCTAGCGATGACGTGGGTGCCCCATTTAGGCTCGGGGCCGATGTGGGACGCCGTGGTGAAGAGGGAGAGAGATATGTGTCGTAGCAACTGGTGGCAACTTGTTATACTAATGCCTAATCTGTTCCCCTTCGAACATTTATGTATGCCGCAAGCTTG GTACCTCGGCACCGACACCCAACTCTTCCTGATGACCCTGGTGGTACTGTTAGTGATCTGGCGCTGGCCGAGGTCCGGAATCCCCGTACTGTCAGGAGTGATGGTTATCAGTCTACTGATACCTTTCCTACAGAGTTACTTCATGGACCTAATGCCGATAAGAGTCAGTATATTCCCAGA ATCGATTCGAGATATTTTTGGCTACAATGATACTTTCTACCACGCTTACGTGTCGGCTCAAGGCAACTGGGCTGGCTATCATCTCGGAGTACTGACAGCTTACTTCTATCATAGAGCTCAAGCGGAAAAGTGGAATTTAAAGGATTCGCTG TTTCTGAAGCTATTGTTCGTGACCTCAATCCCCATCGCTATGGGCACAGTACTAATGGGCTGGGATCTCCACCACCGACGCGCGTCTGCTTTCGAGTCTGCTGTATTCAACGCCCTCAACCAGAACTTCTTTGCTCTCGCCATCTGCGTGTTTTTCATTGGCTGTTTCTATAGATGCAATA AAATATACGTGAACTCTGTGGAATGGGGACCGCTGCAGCCGCTTGGCAGACTTTCTTACTGTGCGATGCTGCTCCACGCAACTGTACTCAGGACATACGGCGGCCAAATGAGGAGGTCGTTCTACGCCACAGATTATACTGCT atcaTGCTTTTCGCTGGTATCGTTTGTACAACCTTCCTCTTCTCTCTACCACTCTATCTCTTCGCGGAAGCCCCAGCCTGTCAACTTCAGAAGATACTCCTCAGTCCCAGAAGACCACAGAAGGAAGAGGATGCCAACGGCAATCAAGTCAAGCCTGGCATCTCTACAGTTTCTGTGTCTACTGTTTCCACGCATATTTAG